A single Flavobacterium sp. 1 DNA region contains:
- a CDS encoding acetyl-CoA hydrolase/transferase family protein, whose protein sequence is MEKYVTAEEAVKVVKSGDRVYLQAAGATPTILANALTERASELRNVEICHLHTEGEARYANPDLAESFHVNSFFIGGNVRHTLKAGNGSYTPVFLSELPRLFRRNVLPIDVVFIHVSPPDSHGYCSLGVSVEACVAAIENAKIVIAQVNPQMPRTFGDGILHISEINYMVAVDVPIYSHEVELFTAEEDKIGDYIASLIEDRSTLQMGIGSIPNAALSKLGNHKDLGLHTEMFSDGVIDLIESNVINCNYKGSLRGRVLSTFVLGSKRLYDFVSDNPFIELRESSTVNDTARIRKNPKMIAINSAIEVDLTGQVCADSIGPRMYSGVGGQMDFIRGASLSDGGKAIIALPSTTKNGVSRIVPFLKQGAGVVTTRGHIHYVITENGIADLYGKTLKQRAAEMVRIAHSNHQENIEREYFYLLDKM, encoded by the coding sequence ATGGAAAAATATGTAACTGCTGAGGAGGCTGTCAAAGTCGTGAAATCAGGGGATAGGGTTTATCTGCAGGCTGCTGGGGCAACACCTACAATTCTAGCCAATGCTTTAACTGAAAGAGCTTCTGAACTGCGGAATGTAGAAATATGCCATTTGCATACCGAAGGCGAGGCGCGATACGCTAATCCTGACCTTGCCGAAAGTTTTCATGTCAATTCATTTTTTATTGGCGGGAATGTTCGGCATACTTTAAAAGCAGGGAATGGCTCATATACTCCAGTTTTTTTGAGTGAACTGCCGCGTCTGTTCCGAAGAAATGTATTGCCGATAGATGTTGTTTTTATTCATGTGTCACCGCCTGACAGCCACGGATATTGTTCCCTTGGAGTTTCAGTGGAAGCTTGCGTTGCTGCGATTGAGAATGCGAAAATTGTGATAGCGCAGGTAAATCCTCAGATGCCGAGAACTTTTGGTGACGGAATCCTGCATATTTCAGAAATAAATTATATGGTAGCCGTGGATGTGCCTATTTATTCTCATGAAGTGGAGCTTTTTACCGCCGAGGAAGATAAAATAGGAGATTATATTGCTTCTTTGATTGAGGATAGGAGTACACTCCAAATGGGAATTGGATCGATTCCTAATGCCGCATTAAGCAAATTGGGGAACCATAAAGATTTAGGATTACACACCGAAATGTTTTCGGATGGTGTGATTGACTTGATTGAAAGCAATGTGATCAATTGTAATTATAAAGGATCATTAAGAGGAAGGGTGCTGTCCACTTTTGTGTTAGGCTCTAAGCGGTTGTATGATTTTGTAAGTGATAATCCGTTTATCGAATTACGAGAATCTTCAACAGTTAATGATACCGCCAGAATCAGGAAAAATCCAAAAATGATTGCTATTAATTCGGCAATTGAAGTAGATTTAACTGGACAGGTTTGTGCTGATTCTATTGGTCCGAGAATGTATTCGGGTGTTGGGGGACAAATGGATTTTATACGAGGAGCATCTTTAAGCGATGGCGGAAAAGCTATTATTGCTTTGCCGTCAACTACCAAAAACGGTGTAAGCAGAATTGTCCCTTTTTTGAAACAAGGCGCTGGAGTGGTAACAACCAGAGGACATATTCATTATGTAATCACCGAAAACGGAATTGCCGATTTATATGGCAAGACTTTAAAACAGCGCGCGGCCGAAATGGTCAGAATTGCCCATTCTAATCATCAGGAAAATATAGAGCGGGAGTATTTTTACCTGTTGGATAAAATGTAA
- a CDS encoding DUF445 domain-containing protein — MNASLDRENSKKEQKLNKMKRVAFLFFGTAVLLFGVAVFYNIGILKAFSEAAMVGGIADWFAVVALFRHPLGIPIWHTAIIPAKKDEIGENLGNFVSDEFLTREKLEVKIEQFNVAVKASDWLMEEKNANLAANLIAENVIPGVLKTIDDEQVKHFVQTQFSDKLSKLNFAEWIALGLDSLTKSKKQEELVTNVIKTLIVELHNNKHLIEEKVKSSTPFLSFGLVDKKIAEGVFNGLYDFLEQASHEDSTIRKKINDYVMDFITELKESPEMQQKVNDLVLGFANKKEVQDYISGIWLEIKTAIAHDLAQKEESSIKKSIANMIQGFGKGIQADQLMMDKINNFVKNDLLSVLINNKKMIGDLISSTVKGWDTDEVSKKLELEIGSDLQYIRINGTLVGGLVGLLIYAAEGLLHSFIL, encoded by the coding sequence ATGAATGCATCTTTAGATCGGGAAAATAGCAAGAAGGAACAGAAGTTGAATAAAATGAAAAGAGTTGCATTCCTGTTTTTTGGAACTGCTGTACTTCTTTTCGGAGTAGCAGTTTTTTATAATATTGGAATACTAAAAGCATTTAGCGAAGCCGCAATGGTGGGAGGTATTGCTGATTGGTTTGCAGTCGTTGCTTTGTTCAGGCATCCGCTTGGAATTCCCATTTGGCATACTGCAATAATCCCTGCAAAAAAAGATGAAATAGGGGAGAACCTGGGAAATTTTGTTTCGGATGAGTTTTTGACAAGGGAGAAATTGGAAGTAAAAATTGAACAGTTTAACGTGGCGGTAAAAGCTTCGGACTGGCTGATGGAAGAGAAAAACGCTAATTTGGCGGCTAATTTAATTGCAGAAAATGTGATTCCGGGAGTTTTGAAAACCATCGATGATGAGCAGGTAAAGCATTTTGTGCAAACACAATTTAGTGACAAACTGAGCAAACTGAATTTTGCCGAATGGATTGCTCTTGGTTTGGATTCATTGACGAAAAGCAAAAAACAAGAAGAGTTGGTGACCAATGTTATCAAAACGCTTATTGTAGAATTGCACAACAACAAGCATCTGATTGAAGAAAAAGTGAAAAGCTCCACGCCATTTCTTTCTTTTGGTTTGGTCGATAAAAAAATTGCAGAAGGAGTTTTTAATGGGCTGTACGATTTTCTAGAACAGGCAAGTCACGAAGACAGCACAATCCGAAAAAAAATCAACGACTATGTAATGGATTTTATAACTGAGCTGAAAGAATCCCCCGAAATGCAGCAGAAAGTTAATGATTTGGTTCTTGGCTTTGCCAATAAAAAAGAAGTTCAGGATTATATCAGCGGAATTTGGCTGGAAATCAAAACGGCTATAGCTCATGATTTGGCTCAAAAAGAGGAATCTTCGATAAAAAAGAGCATTGCCAATATGATTCAGGGTTTTGGCAAAGGAATACAAGCCGATCAGCTGATGATGGATAAGATTAATAATTTTGTCAAAAATGATTTGCTTTCGGTGCTTATCAATAACAAAAAAATGATTGGCGACTTGATTTCTTCGACTGTAAAAGGCTGGGATACCGATGAAGTTTCCAAAAAACTGGAACTGGAAATAGGAAGCGATCTTCAATACATTCGGATAAATGGTACGCTTGTGGGCGGTTTGGTTGGGCTTTTGATTTATGCCGCTGAAGGTTTATTGCACAGTTTTATATTGTAA